One Cucumis sativus cultivar 9930 chromosome 1, Cucumber_9930_V3, whole genome shotgun sequence DNA segment encodes these proteins:
- the LOC101218344 gene encoding WRKY transcription factor 72A, whose product MDAAAAFGRPRPVVKTEKPPLRDLSDNDRSSPSKQQQQLLLVKRGNNHAKQEHDTTEDKTSCSSDQKDLSCIKLQEDQLESARAEMGEVREENQRLKQSLTQIMKDYEALKMQFLGIVGRDCKKVQDEDNDVNKEQQQQQHDDDQIELVSLSLGRFPVSEKKKIVDEKSCMNIIGGDHNEEAACKEALSLGLNCKFEREESMMAVAKEVDSPNSFDHESTKEEAGETNWPSKGGKTMRSVEDDVTPQNPPKRARVCVRARCETATMNDGCQWRKYGQKIAKGNPCPRAYYRCTGSPTCPVRKQVQRCADDMSILITTYEGNHNHPLPASANAMASTTSAAASMLLSGSTTSATAASSSSTASNSLHGLNFYPNNSKPNFYLPNSNSSIISSTSPTHPTITLDLTSNPSSSPSSSSTHFGKFTSNFPNSRYPFTGQLDFGSSRNNVLSWNNGLLSYNRNNHPTTTTTTANNIYQNYIQQQQRNPTTSLQHQQPPLPDTIAAATKAITADPSFQSALAAALTSIIGTGGASASAGLTKSLSGRGEQSLFQLMTTAATTNKGNGCGTSFLNNITTTTTTTSNSPPTGNMVFVPTNSLPFSNSKSASASPGDHIDLTN is encoded by the exons ATGGACGCTGCTGCTGCTTTTGGCCGTCCAAGGCCTGTCGTCAAGACCGAGAAACCTCCCCTTCGCGACCTTAGTGACAACGATCGGAGTTCTCCCtctaaacaacaacaacaacttCTCCTCGttaag AGAGGGAACAACCATGCAAAACAAGAACATGATACTACTGAAGAtaaaacaagttgttcatctGATCAAAAGGATTTGAGCTGCATCAAACTGCAG GAAGATCAATTGGAATCTGCTCGAGCAGAAATGGGGGAAGtaagagaagaaaaccaaAGACTAAAGCAGAGCTTAACCCAAATCATGAAGGATTATGAAGCTTTGAAAATGCAATTCCTGGGGATTGTTGGACGAGACTGTAAGAAAGTACAAGACGAAGACAACGACGTGAATAAggaacaacaacaacaacaacacgATGACGATCAAATCGAGCTGGTTTCACTTTCTCTGGGGAGATTTCCGGTGtcggagaagaaaaaaatagtcgATGAGAAAAGCTGTATGAATATCATCGGTGGTGACCACAACGAAGAAGCCGCCTGTAAAGAGGCTTTATCTCTCGGTTTGAACTGCAAATTTGAACGGGAAGAATCAATGATGGCCGTCGCTAAAGAAGTCGATTCTCCAAATAGTTTTGATCATGAGTCGACGAAGGAAGAAGCTGGAGAGACAAATTGGCCATCTAAAGGTGGGAAGACAATGAGAAGTGTTGAAGATGATGTTACACCGCAGAATCCACCCAAACGTGCTAGAGTTTGCGTTAGAGCCCGATGTGAAACCGCCACG ATGAACGATGGTTGTCAATGGAGAAAATATGGGCAAAAGATAGCAAAAGGAAATCCATGTCCACGAGCATATTATCGTTGCACAGGTTCGCCAACATGTCCTGTAAGAAAACAAGTCCAAAGATGCGCTGACGACATGTCGATTTTGATTACCACCTATGAAGGTAATCATAACCATCCATTACCTGCCTCCGCCAACGCCATGGCCTCCACCACCTCTGCTGCTGCCTCCATGCTCCTCTCTGGCTCCACCACCTCCGCAACGGCGGCCTCCTCCTCGTCCACCGCCTCGAATAGTCTCCATGGCCTAAACTTTTACCCAAATAATTCTAAACCCAATTTTTACTTACCCAACAGTAACTCCTCTATAATTTCATCCACTTCCCCAACTCACCCCACAATCACTTTAGACCTCACTTCAAAtccttcttcctctccttCAAGTTCCTCAACCCATTTTGGTAAATTCACATCTAATTTTCCCAATTCTCGTTACCCTTTTACTGGACAACTCGATTTTGGATCTTCTAGAAACAACGTGTTATCATGGAATAACGGTCTTCTTAGTTACAACAGAAATAACCAccctactactactactacaaCGGCCAACAATATCTACCAAAACTACATCCAACAACAACAACGAAACCCCACCACATCACTACAACATCAACAACCACCTTTACCTGACACCATTGCTGCCGCTACCAAGGCCATCACGGCCGATCCGAGCTTTCAATCTGCTCTCGCTGCCGCTCTTACATCGATCATTGGCACCGGGGGTGCTAGTGCAAGTGCTGGACTCACCAAGTCATTGTCAGGAAGAGGCGAACAATCATTGTTTCAATTGATGACGACGGCAGCTACTACAAATAAAGGAAATGGATGTGGGACAAGCTTTTTGAACAACATTACGACAACGACGACCACCACAAGTAATTCACCACCAACGGGGAATATGGTGTTTGTTCCAACAAATTCGTTGCCGTTTTCGAATTCGAAAAGTGCTTCGGCTTCTCCAGGTGATCATATTGATCTTAccaattaa